A single Chloroflexia bacterium SDU3-3 DNA region contains:
- a CDS encoding beta-lactamase family protein: protein MAEERKKRTATPTPTLTPTATPTPLPTATATPTPLPTDAPPRAGLGDAIDTYLNNLVAAKRFHGAVLVVHRGSVLLSRGYGPANIDTGAMNTANTRLRLASVTKQFTAMAVMQLVAAGKLGVDDPLCNYISDCPERWRAITIKHLLTHTHGLPNYTDFPSYEQTQMNPTTPEQLLEKLRGQWPVTEPGSTYAYGNSGYVLLGIVIEKVSGQRYGDFLRDHIFTPLGMHNSGVSYEPTPGENWALPYQGFSSLAAPLDTTTLFSAGAVYSTADDMYLWDQALYTEQLLPRAQLDEMFTPYLKSYGYGWKIVDDSGHLRYGHSGDMDGCKTVVWRYPADRSTIVVLSNMHSADSDAIAARIARMLFPK, encoded by the coding sequence ATGGCCGAGGAGCGCAAGAAGCGCACCGCCACCCCTACCCCCACGCTCACGCCCACCGCCACGCCCACCCCGCTGCCCACCGCAACCGCCACGCCCACCCCGCTGCCCACCGACGCCCCGCCGCGCGCCGGCCTGGGCGACGCGATCGATACCTACCTGAACAATCTGGTGGCCGCCAAACGCTTCCATGGCGCGGTGCTGGTGGTGCACCGCGGCAGCGTGCTGCTGAGCCGTGGGTACGGGCCTGCCAATATCGACACCGGCGCAATGAACACGGCCAACACGCGGCTGCGGCTGGCATCGGTCACCAAACAGTTCACCGCCATGGCGGTGATGCAGCTGGTGGCCGCGGGCAAGCTGGGCGTGGATGACCCGCTGTGCAACTATATCAGCGACTGCCCGGAGCGCTGGCGTGCCATCACTATCAAGCACCTGCTGACCCACACCCACGGGCTGCCCAACTACACCGATTTCCCTAGCTACGAACAGACCCAGATGAACCCAACCACGCCCGAGCAGCTGCTGGAGAAACTGCGCGGTCAGTGGCCAGTAACCGAGCCGGGGTCAACCTACGCCTATGGCAACAGCGGCTACGTGCTGCTGGGGATCGTGATCGAGAAGGTGTCGGGCCAGCGCTACGGCGATTTCCTGCGCGACCACATTTTCACGCCGCTGGGCATGCACAACTCCGGCGTGAGCTACGAGCCCACGCCAGGCGAAAACTGGGCGCTGCCCTACCAGGGCTTCAGCTCGCTGGCCGCACCGCTGGACACCACCACGCTGTTCTCGGCGGGCGCGGTCTACTCCACCGCCGACGACATGTACCTGTGGGATCAGGCGCTCTACACCGAGCAGCTGCTGCCGCGCGCGCAGCTGGATGAGATGTTCACGCCCTACCTGAAGAGCTACGGCTACGGCTGGAAGATCGTGGATGACAGCGGGCACCTGCGCTACGGCCACTCGGGCGACATGGATGGGTGCAAGACGGTAGTGTGGCGCTACCCCGCCGACCGCAGCACGATCGTGGTGCTCTCGAATATGCACAGCGCCGACTCGGATGCGATCGCCGCGCGGATCGCGCGCATGCTCTTCCCTAAATAG